A genomic segment from Melanotaenia boesemani isolate fMelBoe1 chromosome 9, fMelBoe1.pri, whole genome shotgun sequence encodes:
- the si:dkey-243k1.3 gene encoding endonuclease domain-containing 1 protein-like, with amino-acid sequence MPNVVALCAFLPLLLFVHADVVERFENVPECTMFFYKEKVPAWGATTPGVARLCQRFVNRYHFATLYDTDHRIAVYSAYQFQPSNGGGREKRWFVEPQLVNMSWPAEMKDGYSLGKDNPDIYLGERQALNEDYTNSGFDRGHLNPNGHHAVPSRNATFTLTNVVPQNPKLNQNSWMIHESQLTDLFRDKCSKAYVLVGAIPSADNWIVKNNVKRINIPDYLWNAYCCVDNNGRPIQSGAATARNTEDNWVEKLSLDELEEFLQQFSNQPVGELFYNKCHA; translated from the exons ATGCCAAACGTGGTAGCTTTGTGTGCTTTTCTACCACTCCTTCTATTTGTCCATGCAGATGTTGTGGAACGATTTGAG AATGTCCCAGAATGCACGATGTTCTTTTATAAGGAGAAGGTGCCTGCATGGGGGGCTACCACTCCTGGTGTGGCCCGCCTCTGTCAGCGGTTTGTCAACAG GTACCACTTTGCCACGCTGTATGACACCGACCATCGCATTGCTGTCTACTCTGCTTATCAATTCCAGCCCAGCAATGGAGGTGGCAGGGAGAAAAGGTGGTTTGTTGAGCCTCAG CTGGTGAATATGTCCTGGCCAGCTGAGATGAAAGATGGCTACTCGCTCGGGAAGGATAACCCTGATATCTACCTGGGAGAGAGGCAAGCTCTGAATGAAGACTACACAAATTCTGGTTTTGACCGTGGTCACCTCAACCCTAATGGACACCATGCAG TCCCCAGCCGTAATGCCACTTTCACTCTGACCAATGTGGTTCCTCAAAACCCCAAGCTGAATCAAAACTCCTGGATGATCCATGAATCCCAGCTCACAGATCTCTTCCGTGACAAATGTTCCAAGGCCTATGTGCTGGTTGGAGCCATTCCCTCTGCAGACAATTGGATTGTTAAAAACAATGTGAAGCGTATAAACATCCCAGATTACCTGTGGAATGCCTACTGCTGCGTGGACAACAATGGCAGACCCATTCAGAGTGGTGCTGCCACAGCAAGGAACACAGAGGACAACTGGGTGGAGAAGCTCTCTCTGGATGAACTGGAAGAATTCCTGCAGCAGTTCTCCAATCAACCAGTGGGGGAGCTGTTTTATAACAAATGCCAtgcttaa